The Medicago truncatula cultivar Jemalong A17 chromosome 4, MtrunA17r5.0-ANR, whole genome shotgun sequence genome includes a region encoding these proteins:
- the LOC11409303 gene encoding ribonuclease III domain-containing protein RNC1, chloroplastic isoform X2 translates to MHRFRGNVWDYDSRPRVMQILGYPLEMTDRIPEITEARNVELGLGLQLCFLHPSNYKFDHPRFCYERLEYLGQKIADLVMAERLLMKHLDAPGYWLQEKHRRTLMNRYCGMYLRAKQLHRFIIYSDKVRSSYERSHRLRNPATVSVQQALHGLSYAVYGKRDVRRLMFEVFDVEQIQPKRNIYVKRQSHS, encoded by the exons ATGCATCGGTTTAGAGGAAATGTATGGGATTATGATAGCAGACCCCGGGTTATGCAAATCCTTGGTTATCCATTAGAAATGACAGATAGAATTCCAGAAATTACTGAAGCTCGGAATGTAGAGCTTGGACTTGGTTTGCAG cTATGTTTCTTGCATCCATCAAATTACAAATTTGATCATCCTCGATTTTGCTACGAGAGATTAGAATACCTTGGTCAAAAGATAGCG GATTTGGTGATGGCTGAAAGATTGTTGATGAAGCATTTAGATGCTCCGGGTTATTGGTTACAAGAAAAGCACCGCCGCACTCTTATGAACAGGTATTGTGGAATGTATTTGAGGGCCAAACAACTCCACCGTTTTATTATATACTCCGACAAGGTTCGAAGTTCGTATGAGCGCAGTCACAGACTGAGAAACCCGGCCACGGTATCTGTTCAACAAGCCCTTCACGGGCTTTCGTATGCTGTTTATGGGAAACGTGATGTGAGACGTCTAATGTTTGAGGTTTTTGATGTTGAGCAAATTCAGcctaaaagaaatatatatgtaaagaGACAGTCTCATTCATGA
- the LOC11406233 gene encoding BTB/POZ domain-containing protein SR1IP1 has product MKRTSEWNYSQEIPSDVAIQIGEASYSLHKFPLISKSGYIRKLISESSDAVDDVPLIELIDVPGGSEAFELAAKFCYGINFEISVENIAMLRCVAEYLEMTEDYSVGNLVGRTDSYLNEVALKSMSGAISILHTSETLLPIAEKAKLVSRCIDAIAFIASKESQFGSSGRSDGSSNERVMNSSAASHQRPAVDWWAEDLTVLKIDFFQRVLIAMMARGFKNCGIGPIIMLYSQKSLRGLEIFGKGRKDIEAHEEHEKRLILEILVSLMPREKNAISVSFLSLWLKAAIYLETTVACRFDLERRIAMQLGQAVLDDLLFPSFSGDTSFDVETVQRIMMNYLESEVENHYNADDEYYSSPQRDIFRVGKLLESYLAEIATDRNLSVPKFICLAELMPEKSRTTEDGMYRAIDIYLKAHPFVSDTDRKKVCSMMDFQKLSREARTHAAQNNRLPAQNVAQILYYEQQRLRDNMDGTGSVGSDSPSTPDKRNVYSSELYPATNEVSKLRRENEELKLEIVKLKIKIKEMEKSTVLESPINSPLLNVSSPSADKPPLPRKSFLNSVSRKLGRLSPFQRAHPVIRPKDRIQLDKIRRYSIS; this is encoded by the exons ATGAAGAGAACAAGTGAATG GAATTACTCCCAGGAGATTCCAAGTGATGTCGCTATTCAAATTGGCGAAGCTTCCTATTCGTTACACAAG TTTCCATTAATTTCAAAAAGTGGATACATAAGGAAGCTCATTTCAGAATCTAGTGATGCTGTTGATGATGTTCCATTAATTGAACTCATCGATGTCCCTGGTGGATCAGAAGCATTTGAACTAGCAGCAAAGTTCTGTTACGGGATAAACTTCGAAATAAGCGTCGAAAACATCGCTATGCTTCGATGTGTAGCCGAGTATCTTGAAATGACAGAAGATTATTCGGTCGGAAATTTGGTAGGAAGAACTGATTCTTACTTGAATGAAGTTGCACTCAAGAGCATGTCAGGGGCAATATCCATCTTACATACATCAGAAACACTTCTTCCAATTGCAGAGAAAGCAAAATTAGTTAGCAGATGCATAGATGCAATAGCCTTCATAGCTTCCAAGGAGAGTCAGTTTGGTTCATCTGGTAGAAGTGATGGTAGTAGCAATGAAAGAGTGATGAATTCTTCCGCTGCTTCTCACCAAAGGCCAGCTGTTGATTGGTGGGCTGAAGATCTAACAGTTcttaaaattgactttttccAAAGAGTTCTAATTGCAATGATGGCTAGAGGGTTTAAAAATTGTGGTATTGGTCCTATTATAATGCTTTATTCACAGAAATCTCTGAGAGGTTTG GAGATATTTGGAAAGGGAAGGAAGGATATAGAAGCACATGAAGAGCATGAGAAGAGACTTATTTTAGAGATACTAGTGAGCCTTATGCCAAGGGAGAAGAATGCAATATCTGTCAGCTTTCTTTCACTATGGCTTAAGGCAGCAATATATCTTGAGACAACTGTTGCTTGCAGGTTTGATTTGGAGAGAAGGATAGCCATGCAATTAGGACAGGCTGttttggatgatcttctttttccttcatttaGCGGCGACACATCGTTTGATGTAGAAACAGTGCAAAGAATCATGATGAATTACCTTGAATCTGAAGTTGAAAATCATTACAATGCAGATGATGAATATTATTCTTCTCCCCAAAGGGATATTTTTCGGGTTGGAAAGTTATTGGAGAGTTACCTTGCTGAAATAGCTACTGATAGAAATTTATCAGTTCCAAAGTTTATCTGTCTTGCTGAATTAATGCCTGAAAAATCAAGAACAACAGAAGATGGAATGTATAGAGCCATAGACATCTATCTTAAG GCACATCCATTTGTAAGCGACACAGACAGAAAGAAAGTTTGCAGCATGATGGATTTCCAGAAGCTATCGCGAGAGGCGCGAACACATGCTGCACAAAACAACAGGCTTCCTGCCCAAAATGTGGCtcaaattctctattatgaacAGCAACGTCTTCGCGACAACATGGATGGCACTGGCAGCGTAGGTTCAGATTCGCCTTCAACGCCTGACAAGAGGAATGTATACTCATCTGAGCTTTATCCGGCTACTAATGAGGTTTCCAAATTaagaagagaaaatgaagaactGAAATTAGAGATAgtgaaacttaaaataaaaataaaagagatggAAAAAAGTACAGTACTTGAATCACCTATTAATAGTCCTTTGTTAAACGTTTCTTCACCTTCAGCTGATAAGCCTCCTTTGCCTAGAAAATCATTCCTAAACTCAGTTTCCAGAAAACTTGGCCGTCTTTCTCCTTTTCAACGTGCTCATCCTGTCATACGTCCCAAAGATCGCATACAACTAGACAAGATTCGACGCTACTCCATATCCTGA
- the LOC11409303 gene encoding ribonuclease III domain-containing protein RNC1, chloroplastic isoform X1, which translates to MNLSSPKPHSFSFSFSTSISQNPIQFPTNKTITPQKTLHIYALTTNPLPPNSPQRLLKELEQHKNKTHSPNKKTPPRTTILKPPLRNKNLINSPQLTLSTFPLLSSCLPHAPLKTTDSAWMETHLLEVKQALGYPLQPFDEMLGEEDNPAKQFDTLLYLAFQHPTCRGKGRHVRSAHSRLFFLGQYVIELALGEFFLQRYPREAVGPMRERVFGLVGKHRLPKWIKNASLHGLVFPNVDMDKLVRKEREQIAKSVFWALFGAIYLCFGMPEVYRILFEVFGMDPDAEECQPRLRKQLEDIDHVSAEFEGKLSWQDMVAYKPPADALFAHPRLFRACIPPGMHRFRGNVWDYDSRPRVMQILGYPLEMTDRIPEITEARNVELGLGLQLCFLHPSNYKFDHPRFCYERLEYLGQKIADLVMAERLLMKHLDAPGYWLQEKHRRTLMNRYCGMYLRAKQLHRFIIYSDKVRSSYERSHRLRNPATVSVQQALHGLSYAVYGKRDVRRLMFEVFDVEQIQPKRNIYVKRQSHS; encoded by the exons ATGAACCTATCTTCCCCAAAACCACActcattctcattctcattctcaACCTCAATCTCTCAAAACCCAATTCAATTCCCCACCAACAAAACCATAACACCCCAAAAAACCCTCCACATTTATGCACTAACCACAAACCCACTTCCTCCCAACAGTCCTCAACGACTTCTCAAAGAACTCGAACagcacaaaaacaaaacacactcaccaaacaaaaaaacaccaCCAAGAACCACAATTCTAAAACCACCCCTCCGAAACAAAAACCTCATCAACAGTCCTCAACTAACCCTATCCACATTCCCCCTTTTAAGCTCATGCCTCCCCCACGCGCCACTCAAAACCACAGACAGCGCGTGGATGGAAACCCACTTGTTAGAAGTGAAACAAGCGTTAGGTTACCCTCTCCAACCCTTTGATGAAATGCTTGGTGAAGAAGATAACCCTGCTAAGCAATTTGATACGCTGTTGTATTTGGCGTTTCAGCATCCCACTTGCCGGGGGAAGGGGAGGCACGTGAGGTCTGCGCATTCAAGGTTGTTTTTTTTGGGGCAGTATGTGATTGAGCTTGCGTTAGGGGAGTTTTTCTTGCAGAGGTATCCGAGGGAGGCGGTGGGGCCGATGAGGGAGAGGGTTTTTGGATTGGTGGGGAAGCATAGGTTGCCTAAGTGGATTAAAAATGCTAGCTTGCATGGTTTGGTTTTTCCTAATGTTGATATGGATAAGTTGGTTAGGAAAGAGAGGGAGCAAATTGCTAA GTCTGTCTTTTGGGCCTTGTTTGGGGCAATCTATCTGTGTTTTGGTATGCCGGAAGTGTATCGTATTCTTTTTGAAGTTTTTGGAATGGATCCAGATGCTGAGGAATGCCAGCCCAGATTGCGGAAGCAACTTGAAGACATAGATCATGTATCTGCTGAATTTGAAGGCAAGCTAAGCTGGCAAGATATGGTTGCCTATAAG CCTCCTGCAGATGCCCTTTTTGCACATCCACGGCTGTTCAGAGCTTGTATTCCCCCAGGAATGCATCGGTTTAGAGGAAATGTATGGGATTATGATAGCAGACCCCGGGTTATGCAAATCCTTGGTTATCCATTAGAAATGACAGATAGAATTCCAGAAATTACTGAAGCTCGGAATGTAGAGCTTGGACTTGGTTTGCAG cTATGTTTCTTGCATCCATCAAATTACAAATTTGATCATCCTCGATTTTGCTACGAGAGATTAGAATACCTTGGTCAAAAGATAGCG GATTTGGTGATGGCTGAAAGATTGTTGATGAAGCATTTAGATGCTCCGGGTTATTGGTTACAAGAAAAGCACCGCCGCACTCTTATGAACAGGTATTGTGGAATGTATTTGAGGGCCAAACAACTCCACCGTTTTATTATATACTCCGACAAGGTTCGAAGTTCGTATGAGCGCAGTCACAGACTGAGAAACCCGGCCACGGTATCTGTTCAACAAGCCCTTCACGGGCTTTCGTATGCTGTTTATGGGAAACGTGATGTGAGACGTCTAATGTTTGAGGTTTTTGATGTTGAGCAAATTCAGcctaaaagaaatatatatgtaaagaGACAGTCTCATTCATGA